The following are encoded in a window of Pelecanus crispus isolate bPelCri1 chromosome 6, bPelCri1.pri, whole genome shotgun sequence genomic DNA:
- the FGF3 gene encoding fibroblast growth factor 3 yields the protein MVIIWILFLSLVQEPWSPGRAAGVPEAAGASPSDPRARRDAGGRGGVYEHLGGAPRRRKLYCATKYHLQIHPNGKINGTLEKNSVFSILEITAVDVGIVAIKGLFSGRYLAMNKRGRLYASENYNAECEFVERIHELGYNTYASRLYRTVPNRAGTKRKASAERLWYVSINGKGRPRRGFKTRRTQKSSLFLPRVLDNKDHEMVRLFHTNVKYRETLLKPLSKNQRRRRGR from the exons ATGGTTATAATTTGGATCTTGTTCCTGAGTTTGGTGCAGGAGCCGTGGTCCCCAGGGCGGGCCGCGGGGGTGCCCGAGGCCGCCGGAGCTTCCCCGAGCGACCCCCGGGCGCGCCGGGAtgcggggggccgcggcggcgtCTACGAGCACCTCGGGGGAGCGCCCAGGCGCAGGAAACTCTACTGTGCCACCAAGTACCACCTCCAGATCCACCCCAACGGCAAGATCAACGGCACCCTGGAGAAAAACAGCGTCTTCA GTATTCTTGAAATAACTGCTGTTGATGTTGGAATCGTTGCCATCAAGGGCTTGTTCTCTGGCAGATACCTGGCCATGAACAAAAGGGGCAGACTTTATGCATCA GAAAATTATAATGCAGAGTGTGAGTTTGTGGAGAGGATCCACGAATTGGGTTATAACACCTACGCATCCCGTCTCTACCGGACTGTACCTAACAGAGCCGGCACCAAGCGCAAAGCCAGTGCAGAGAGACTCTGGTATGTCTCAATCAATGGGAAAGGACGACCCAGAAGGGGTTTTAAAACTCGCAGGACACAGAAATCATCTCTCTTTCTGCCCAGAGTATTGGATAACAAAGACCATGAAATGGTCCGACTGTTCCACACAAACGTGAAATACCGAGAGACTCTCCTGAAGCCCCTGAGCAAGAACCAGCGAAGAAGGAGAGGACGCtga